From Roseicitreum antarcticum, one genomic window encodes:
- a CDS encoding tyrosine-type recombinase/integrase gives MSDQYVPALRQRFLEDMRIKGLQSKTQTMYLRGMRDFTLFLGHAPDSATPEELRAFQLDMKERGVGAPTFNNRLTVLSFFFATTCPRPEMKRHMRYQRAAKKIPVVLSAEEVARILEAAPGPGLRYRAAFSVAYGGGLRASEVTHLKVGDIDSDRMLIRVDQGKGGKDRHVMLSPSLLDLLRDYYREARPGGWMFPGRNRIDPISTRQFNRAFGVACDFAEIKKAVSPHTLRHSFATHLLEGGTDIRVIQVLLGHAKLETTTIYTQVATKTIRDVTSPLDLLVRREAGAG, from the coding sequence ATGTCAGACCAGTATGTACCGGCGCTGCGCCAGCGGTTTCTCGAAGACATGCGGATCAAAGGGCTGCAGTCGAAGACGCAGACGATGTATTTGCGAGGGATGCGCGATTTCACCCTCTTCTTGGGGCACGCGCCGGATAGCGCCACGCCAGAAGAATTGCGGGCGTTTCAACTGGATATGAAGGAACGCGGAGTTGGTGCGCCGACCTTCAACAACCGGCTGACAGTGTTGAGTTTCTTCTTTGCAACGACGTGTCCGCGCCCCGAGATGAAGCGGCATATGCGATATCAGCGTGCCGCCAAGAAGATCCCGGTGGTGCTGAGCGCCGAAGAGGTCGCGCGTATTCTTGAAGCCGCGCCCGGACCAGGGCTGAGGTATCGGGCAGCGTTCAGCGTGGCCTATGGTGGCGGGTTGCGGGCGAGTGAAGTCACGCATTTGAAGGTTGGCGATATCGACAGCGACCGCATGTTGATCCGGGTGGACCAGGGCAAGGGCGGCAAGGACCGCCATGTGATGTTGTCACCAAGCCTGTTGGATCTTCTGCGCGACTATTACCGCGAAGCGCGTCCAGGGGGCTGGATGTTCCCGGGTCGCAATCGCATCGACCCGATCTCGACGCGGCAGTTCAATCGGGCTTTCGGGGTAGCCTGCGACTTTGCCGAGATCAAGAAGGCTGTGTCACCTCACACGCTCCGGCACAGCTTTGCCACACATCTGCTTGAGGGCGGAACCGACATTCGGGTCATTCAGGTTCTGCTGGGGCACGCCAAGTTGGAAACGACGACGATCTACACACAGGTGGCCACCAAGACGATCCGCGACGTCACCAGCCCGCTTGATCTGCTGGTGCGCAGGGAAGCTGGGGCCGGATAA
- a CDS encoding helix-turn-helix domain-containing protein — protein sequence MSHKATVWAIQQRGLKPATKIVLWFLCDRHNPDFGCFPTQARLADDAEMSISALNDHLTKLEELRLIHRVRIHDPRTHKRQATRYILGFEEGFPQEPTPETGDGFCGTEEEQHTDPTPDSGHGAISGFSPIPSPDFTQSHLRNPETNLVREPLSKPVKEEEDARAKVSDDFFAELLTALGLKANATLPAWWQGWPAKLHVQRWIDDLGLTEDRIIEVATESRGDHPNPPDGPKALDRFMERAAQRDAQAAASGSGRNAKRSRKPQVKPVLNPDELAKFYADIVNSDKFLPPSMISNAMCGAMLTRRLVTTERLRQRGVL from the coding sequence ATGAGCCACAAGGCGACCGTCTGGGCCATCCAGCAACGCGGGCTGAAACCTGCCACCAAGATCGTGCTTTGGTTTCTCTGCGACCGGCACAATCCGGATTTCGGCTGCTTTCCGACGCAGGCGCGGCTGGCCGACGACGCAGAGATGTCGATCTCGGCGCTGAACGACCACCTCACCAAGCTGGAAGAGCTGCGTCTGATCCACCGCGTCCGCATCCATGATCCGCGCACCCACAAGCGTCAGGCCACCCGCTACATCCTGGGGTTTGAAGAGGGGTTTCCACAAGAGCCAACTCCGGAAACCGGAGACGGCTTTTGCGGAACGGAGGAAGAACAGCACACCGACCCAACTCCGGATTCCGGACATGGGGCCATCTCCGGGTTTTCGCCAATCCCATCTCCGGATTTTACCCAAAGCCATCTCCGGAATCCGGAGACTAACCTTGTAAGAGAACCCTTAAGTAAACCTGTAAAGGAGGAGGAGGACGCACGCGCGAAAGTTTCGGATGATTTTTTTGCAGAGCTGCTCACAGCACTGGGCCTCAAAGCCAACGCCACGCTGCCCGCCTGGTGGCAGGGCTGGCCCGCCAAGCTGCACGTCCAGCGCTGGATCGATGATCTCGGGCTGACCGAGGATCGGATCATCGAGGTGGCGACCGAGAGCCGGGGCGATCATCCCAATCCGCCAGATGGCCCCAAGGCCCTCGATAGGTTCATGGAACGCGCGGCCCAGCGCGATGCACAAGCTGCCGCAAGTGGCAGTGGCCGCAACGCCAAGCGCAGCCGCAAGCCCCAAGTCAAGCCGGTGCTTAACCCGGATGAACTGGCAAAATTCTATGCGGACATCGTCAACTCGGACAAGTTTCTGCCTCCCAGCATGATCAGCAACGCCATGTGCGGGGCGATGCTGACGCGAAGACTGGTGACCACGGAACGGTTGCGCCAGCGAGGGGTGCTGTGA
- a CDS encoding helix-turn-helix transcriptional regulator, producing the protein MDNKRLGKALDIMRLAEEAAARPGGISLVQIVETFGVTLRTAQRMSRALEVAFPMVQTRTDQARRKWWQLPDSRLLHMQGIRDSELSALEMGIRRAERDGAATEVTALTSLRNRLLATMPPTFARRAEVDAEAVLEARGHACRPGPRAQYSAHVLGVIDAALKGPFTMQIDYAAAQDTAPRSRPIEPYGVLFGMRGYLIAREIGNSKYRHYRLDRIASASLLQNSFLRDPDFDLGKHAARAFGSFHSDAEYGPVEWRFAPSAAGVARTFIFHPDQHMQDEADGSLTVRFSAGGWLEMAWHLYQWGDAVEVISPPEVRSLVDAYRRSDFPALP; encoded by the coding sequence ATGGATAACAAAAGGCTGGGCAAGGCCCTCGACATCATGCGTCTGGCGGAAGAGGCCGCGGCACGGCCCGGTGGCATCAGCCTGGTGCAGATCGTGGAGACCTTCGGCGTGACCCTGCGCACGGCGCAGCGCATGTCACGCGCGCTGGAGGTCGCCTTCCCGATGGTCCAAACCCGGACCGACCAAGCCCGGCGCAAGTGGTGGCAGTTGCCTGACAGCCGCCTGCTGCACATGCAGGGTATCCGCGACAGCGAGCTGTCGGCGCTTGAAATGGGCATCCGGCGCGCGGAACGCGACGGGGCAGCGACAGAGGTCACGGCACTGACATCGCTGCGCAACCGCCTGCTGGCGACGATGCCGCCGACCTTTGCCCGGCGTGCCGAGGTGGATGCCGAGGCGGTGCTGGAAGCACGGGGCCACGCCTGCCGCCCCGGACCCCGCGCGCAGTATTCTGCCCATGTTCTGGGCGTGATCGACGCTGCGCTGAAAGGCCCCTTCACCATGCAAATCGACTATGCAGCGGCGCAGGATACCGCGCCACGGTCGCGGCCGATCGAACCTTATGGCGTGCTGTTCGGCATGCGTGGATATCTGATTGCCCGCGAAATCGGTAACAGCAAGTATCGCCATTACCGTCTGGATCGGATTGCAAGTGCCAGCCTGCTGCAGAATTCCTTCCTGCGCGATCCCGACTTCGATCTTGGCAAACACGCGGCCCGGGCGTTCGGGTCATTCCATTCCGATGCAGAATATGGGCCAGTGGAATGGCGATTTGCGCCTTCAGCGGCCGGGGTCGCGCGGACCTTCATCTTCCATCCTGACCAGCACATGCAGGATGAGGCCGACGGCAGCCTGACCGTCCGGTTCAGCGCTGGGGGCTGGCTGGAAATGGCCTGGCACCTCTATCAATGGGGCGATGCTGTCGAGGTGATCTCCCCGCCTGAAGTGCGCAGCCTCGTCGATGCTTACCGCCGCAGCGATTTTCCCGCCTTGCCCTGA
- a CDS encoding helix-turn-helix transcriptional regulator, producing MQTIAPATQDQPLNLLADWISREQLAGELGIACDTLARWEARQLGPPCTRIGRKVLYRRTTVENWINAQEQTRPARTRRGRK from the coding sequence ATGCAGACCATAGCCCCTGCCACGCAGGACCAACCCCTCAACTTGCTGGCCGACTGGATCAGCCGCGAACAGCTGGCCGGTGAACTCGGCATTGCCTGCGACACGCTGGCCCGCTGGGAGGCCCGCCAGCTTGGCCCGCCCTGCACGCGGATCGGACGCAAGGTGCTGTATCGGCGCACGACAGTGGAGAACTGGATCAACGCGCAGGAACAGACCCGCCCGGCGCGGACACGGCGGGGGCGGAAATGA
- a CDS encoding DNA methyltransferase: protein MSLHPGTDRYNPAGNSDFTRKAEALALGITNNWSTPKATDGAKGGPGQSYGSGGVPPLPAQAAQWQTPVADDQMDRLRGKINSRGEPKLSAQALQWPTPAAQNWKGSSETSVIRADGKSRMDILHYRAEQGFTHPVPAIMPDGRQCSHHAPISRPLWASMIASHGRAACRRILKGRSRRRLNPLFVGWLMGWPIGHALCACSATEFILWQQHMRGALSRLPMASGPWIWQPTTGTEGPTQMSLFDGLQP, encoded by the coding sequence TTGAGCCTGCATCCCGGCACGGATCGGTACAATCCGGCGGGGAACAGCGATTTCACCCGCAAGGCCGAAGCGCTGGCGCTGGGCATCACCAACAATTGGTCGACACCCAAGGCTACGGACGGCGCGAAGGGTGGGCCGGGCCAGAGCTATGGCTCGGGCGGGGTGCCGCCCCTGCCAGCGCAGGCGGCGCAATGGCAAACGCCGGTGGCGGACGATCAGATGGACCGGCTGCGCGGCAAGATCAACAGCCGGGGCGAGCCGAAGCTGTCGGCGCAAGCGCTGCAATGGCCGACCCCGGCGGCGCAGAACTGGAAGGGATCGAGCGAGACCAGCGTCATACGGGCCGATGGCAAAAGTCGGATGGATATTCTGCATTACCGAGCGGAGCAGGGCTTCACCCACCCGGTCCCGGCGATCATGCCGGATGGGCGGCAGTGCTCCCATCACGCCCCGATCTCGCGCCCGCTCTGGGCTTCAATGATTGCATCGCATGGGCGCGCCGCATGTCGGCGGATCCTGAAGGGCCGGTCGCGGCGACGGCTGAACCCGCTCTTCGTCGGATGGCTGATGGGCTGGCCCATCGGGCACGCGCTTTGCGCCTGCTCGGCAACGGAGTTCATCCTCTGGCAGCAGCACATGCGTGGCGCTCTCTCGCGGCTGCCCATGGCCTCGGGCCCGTGGATTTGGCAACCGACTACCGGGACGGAAGGCCCAACGCAGATGAGCCTGTTTGACGGATTGCAGCCATGA
- a CDS encoding DUF6127 family protein, whose protein sequence is MTPPRSDGDFVRIPDAEFEAMLARAAEKGAKRALADVGLDGNEAALDIRDLRSLLICIRVIRRTAMQTAVRMITTAAMLALLAGIAIKLKIFGGGP, encoded by the coding sequence ATGACACCACCACGATCCGATGGCGACTTCGTGCGCATCCCCGACGCCGAATTCGAGGCCATGCTGGCGCGCGCCGCCGAAAAGGGCGCGAAACGCGCGCTCGCGGATGTCGGCCTCGATGGCAACGAAGCGGCGCTCGACATCCGCGATCTTCGCTCGCTGCTCATTTGCATCCGGGTCATCCGCCGCACCGCCATGCAGACCGCCGTCCGGATGATCACGACCGCGGCGATGCTGGCACTGCTGGCAGGCATCGCCATCAAGCTGAAGATCTTTGGCGGCGGGCCGTAA
- a CDS encoding tyrosine-type recombinase/integrase encodes MVNRLKLNEKTVREAENLGRDYQIFDTDVRGFSITIYPSGNRAFTLDYRIAGRQRRMTIGRWPEWNAVAARERAKELRRDIDEGIDPLSLRETSREAPRVNDMIARYLAEHTPHLAARNAADQHTIMHKLVAPDWGKKLVTEITKADVEKLLTKIAAGRARPSKAKPNNRARKLQGPKPTPVRANRVGEVLRKMFTLAIDWGMRADNPASGFRRRIEDERERFLTPEEIGRLAKALDAAKDQRAAGIIRLCMLTGARSGEVRQARFEQFNLDLGSWSKPAATTKQRKIHRIPISGDVAAIVRERSLLVPRGNPWLFPGDTPGQPVKEIRRFWIGIQTEANLPDVRIHDLRHTFASLLVSGGASLEMIGKLLGHTQMQTTQRYAHLMDSPLRDGVNAVASIFRPRPQLVHDADQDHKSA; translated from the coding sequence ATGGTCAACAGGCTGAAACTGAATGAGAAAACCGTCCGGGAGGCCGAAAACCTGGGGCGGGATTACCAGATCTTCGACACCGACGTACGTGGGTTCTCGATCACCATCTACCCCTCGGGCAACCGGGCCTTTACGCTGGACTACCGGATCGCGGGACGGCAGCGACGGATGACCATCGGGCGCTGGCCGGAGTGGAACGCGGTCGCGGCGCGCGAACGGGCCAAGGAACTGCGGCGCGACATCGATGAGGGGATCGATCCCCTCAGTCTGCGGGAGACGTCGCGCGAGGCACCGCGGGTCAACGACATGATCGCGCGGTATCTGGCGGAACACACACCGCACCTTGCCGCCCGCAATGCAGCCGATCAACACACGATCATGCACAAGCTGGTAGCGCCCGACTGGGGCAAGAAGCTGGTTACCGAGATCACAAAGGCCGATGTGGAAAAGCTGCTGACCAAGATCGCCGCTGGCCGCGCCCGGCCCTCGAAGGCCAAGCCGAACAATCGGGCGCGCAAGCTGCAGGGGCCTAAGCCCACGCCGGTGCGCGCCAACCGGGTGGGTGAGGTGCTGCGCAAAATGTTCACGCTGGCCATCGACTGGGGCATGCGCGCCGACAATCCCGCCAGCGGCTTCCGCCGCCGGATCGAAGATGAACGCGAGCGGTTCCTGACGCCGGAAGAAATCGGGCGGCTGGCCAAGGCACTGGATGCGGCCAAGGATCAGCGTGCGGCGGGGATTATCCGGCTCTGCATGCTGACCGGCGCGCGGTCGGGCGAGGTGCGTCAGGCGCGGTTTGAACAGTTCAACCTTGACCTCGGCAGCTGGTCAAAACCTGCCGCGACCACCAAGCAGCGCAAGATCCACCGTATTCCGATCTCGGGCGATGTGGCGGCCATCGTGCGCGAGCGGTCACTGCTGGTGCCGCGCGGCAATCCGTGGCTCTTTCCCGGCGACACGCCCGGCCAGCCGGTCAAGGAAATCCGCCGGTTCTGGATCGGAATCCAGACCGAGGCCAATCTGCCCGACGTCCGGATCCACGACTTGCGCCACACCTTTGCATCGCTGTTGGTCAGCGGCGGGGCCTCGTTGGAAATGATCGGCAAGCTGCTGGGCCATACGCAGATGCAAACGACCCAGCGCTATGCCCATCTGATGGACTCGCCCCTGCGCGACGGGGTCAATGCCGTTGCCAGCATCTTCCGGCCCCGGCCGCAGTTGGTGCATGACGCCGATCAGGACCACAAAAGCGCCTGA
- a CDS encoding IS91 family transposase yields MPRPKLEVADIFRAHGAAYRRDHAGHLNLPQLKVMSAIEACRTAALGGHVAACTKCDHQHVAYNSCRNRHCPKCQGAAAQGWMQARMEDLLPAEYFHVVFTLPAQIADIAYQNKAAVYGLLFKASSQTLLTIAADPRHLGAKIGMTSVLHTWGSAMTHHPHVHVIVPGGGLSPDGARWTACRPGFFLPVKVLSRLFRRLFLEGLIRLHKAGKLVFFGDLAKLADPDTFAAHLAPLRKAAWVVYAKPPFGGPEAVLAYLSRYTHRVAISNHRLISADADTVAFRWKDYRIKHGDRMRIMHLSTPEFIRRFLTHVLPSGFHRIRHTGFLANGIRRERIKMIRKLLEVEAEANNNADEGQTVDTDERDQSQPCPKCGGAMIVIETFKRGQTPKSRAPPWEDAA; encoded by the coding sequence ATGCCCCGCCCCAAACTGGAGGTCGCGGATATCTTCCGCGCCCATGGTGCTGCCTATCGCCGGGACCACGCCGGACACCTTAACCTGCCGCAGTTGAAGGTGATGTCTGCTATCGAGGCTTGCCGGACCGCAGCGCTTGGCGGGCATGTCGCTGCCTGTACCAAATGCGATCATCAGCATGTTGCCTATAACTCCTGTCGCAACCGGCATTGTCCAAAGTGTCAGGGCGCGGCAGCCCAGGGCTGGATGCAGGCGCGGATGGAAGACCTGTTACCGGCCGAATACTTCCATGTGGTCTTCACCTTGCCAGCCCAGATCGCCGATATTGCCTATCAGAACAAGGCAGCGGTCTATGGTCTGCTGTTCAAGGCGTCGTCACAGACGCTGCTGACCATCGCAGCTGATCCAAGACACCTTGGCGCAAAGATTGGCATGACCAGCGTGCTGCACACATGGGGGTCTGCGATGACCCATCACCCCCATGTCCATGTCATTGTGCCGGGCGGTGGGCTATCGCCGGACGGCGCCCGCTGGACCGCCTGCAGACCTGGGTTCTTCCTGCCGGTGAAGGTCCTGTCGCGACTGTTTCGGCGTTTGTTCCTCGAAGGTCTGATCCGGTTGCACAAGGCAGGCAAGCTGGTCTTCTTCGGTGATCTGGCAAAGTTGGCTGACCCGGATACCTTCGCGGCCCACCTTGCCCCGCTGCGAAAAGCCGCCTGGGTCGTTTATGCCAAGCCACCCTTCGGCGGACCGGAGGCCGTATTGGCATACTTGAGCCGTTACACGCACCGCGTGGCGATCTCAAATCATCGACTGATCAGCGCCGATGCCGACACCGTGGCTTTCCGCTGGAAAGACTACCGTATCAAACATGGTGATCGGATGAGGATCATGCATCTGAGCACGCCAGAGTTCATCCGCCGCTTCCTGACCCATGTCTTGCCCTCCGGCTTCCATCGCATCCGCCACACAGGCTTCCTCGCAAACGGCATTCGCCGTGAACGCATCAAGATGATCAGGAAGTTGCTGGAAGTTGAAGCGGAAGCCAATAACAATGCCGATGAAGGTCAGACCGTCGATACTGACGAGCGCGACCAGTCTCAGCCTTGCCCGAAGTGCGGCGGTGCCATGATCGTCATAGAGACCTTCAAACGCGGACAAACACCCAAGTCCCGCGCGCCACCATGGGAGGACGCCGCATGA
- a CDS encoding nuclease, translating to MNRRSTPEADAQRAIVQALRFALPRDAIVHHCVNEVTEAGPRGAKRQSILVGMGVHAGFADLIVICGGCVLFLEVKSATGRLRKSQEVFRDTVCAQGFGWALVRSVDDALGALADHGFTSRAQLPVRRVAP from the coding sequence ATGAACCGGCGCAGCACACCCGAAGCCGATGCCCAGCGCGCCATCGTGCAGGCACTGCGGTTCGCCCTGCCGCGCGATGCCATCGTTCATCACTGCGTCAACGAAGTGACTGAGGCCGGACCCCGCGGTGCCAAGCGCCAGTCGATCCTTGTCGGCATGGGCGTCCATGCCGGATTTGCCGATCTGATCGTGATCTGTGGCGGCTGCGTGCTGTTTCTGGAGGTCAAAAGCGCCACCGGCCGATTGCGCAAATCGCAGGAGGTGTTTCGCGACACGGTCTGCGCCCAAGGCTTCGGCTGGGCGCTGGTGCGGTCGGTCGACGATGCGCTGGGCGCGCTGGCCGACCATGGCTTCACCAGTCGCGCGCAACTTCCAGTTCGGAGGGTCGCGCCATGA
- a CDS encoding pyridoxal phosphate-dependent decarboxylase family protein, whose product MSSNEKRPLSDDDRMAMVAAAQEAVAYRAGLNSSTVKPELRPAAFASQFDTTLPQQGASASSVIDNLIATAGKGLQGHASPRFFGYVCGGSMPVGAAADFLVTSWGQNAASSWESPSAAVIEQTVCQWCLELLGLPLESGVGIVSGATVANTQGIIAARDTLLKRQGWDVYENGLFGAPDVPVFLGDAAHSAPMAGVRYAGLGLGRATRLATDDQGRILIDALRSALATCKNPPLVILQAGQINTGAFDPFAEAIPLIHEAGGWVHVDGAFGLWAHAVPELRDRLAGVDRADSWAVDLHKWLNAPYDAGLCIVRDRADLVSAMSARGDYLPEIGETWEPSESTLELSRRARGIPSYAIIKHLGAKGVRAMIAHHCALATYLADRLAAEAAITIMNDVVLNQVAIACETDEKTTTVLKRIQEKAMVYPSHGVWLGRQIIRVSIINHATDFADIDILIDEILEASRGV is encoded by the coding sequence GTGTCGAGCAATGAGAAACGGCCGCTTAGTGACGACGACCGCATGGCTATGGTGGCAGCCGCGCAAGAGGCCGTGGCATATCGTGCTGGCCTCAACTCATCTACGGTCAAGCCGGAGTTGAGGCCTGCCGCTTTCGCATCACAGTTCGACACAACCCTTCCCCAACAAGGCGCATCTGCATCATCTGTGATCGACAACTTGATTGCCACTGCTGGCAAGGGTCTCCAAGGTCATGCATCCCCACGGTTTTTCGGCTATGTTTGTGGTGGATCTATGCCCGTTGGGGCGGCAGCGGATTTCCTTGTGACGTCGTGGGGACAGAACGCGGCTTCTTCATGGGAAAGTCCGTCTGCAGCTGTCATCGAACAGACGGTGTGCCAATGGTGTCTAGAGCTTCTTGGCTTGCCTTTGGAGAGTGGGGTCGGAATTGTCTCAGGGGCCACGGTGGCAAATACCCAAGGTATAATTGCCGCGCGGGACACATTGCTGAAACGACAGGGGTGGGACGTTTATGAAAATGGTCTCTTCGGTGCGCCTGACGTTCCTGTCTTCTTAGGTGATGCGGCCCATTCTGCGCCAATGGCTGGCGTACGCTACGCTGGGCTCGGGCTTGGTCGCGCGACACGCCTTGCAACAGATGATCAGGGCCGTATTCTCATCGACGCGCTTCGGTCAGCGCTGGCGACCTGCAAAAATCCTCCTTTAGTTATTCTTCAGGCGGGGCAGATCAACACCGGTGCTTTCGACCCGTTCGCGGAGGCTATTCCGTTGATCCACGAGGCAGGTGGCTGGGTGCATGTCGACGGTGCGTTCGGACTGTGGGCACATGCTGTGCCCGAATTGCGGGATCGTCTGGCAGGTGTAGATCGCGCAGACAGCTGGGCCGTCGATCTGCATAAATGGCTTAACGCTCCTTATGACGCAGGGCTTTGCATCGTGCGCGACCGCGCTGACCTCGTCTCCGCGATGAGCGCGCGCGGAGACTATTTGCCGGAGATCGGAGAAACCTGGGAGCCAAGTGAATCAACGCTCGAGCTAAGCCGCCGCGCGCGAGGCATTCCAAGTTATGCCATCATTAAACATCTGGGCGCCAAAGGTGTTCGCGCGATGATCGCGCATCATTGTGCATTGGCGACATATCTGGCGGATCGATTGGCCGCTGAGGCCGCCATCACGATCATGAATGACGTTGTGCTCAATCAGGTGGCCATAGCCTGCGAGACCGACGAAAAGACGACGACGGTGTTAAAGAGGATTCAAGAGAAGGCAATGGTTTATCCCAGTCATGGTGTTTGGCTGGGCCGTCAGATTATCCGTGTTTCGATCATCAACCATGCAACAGATTTCGCCGATATCGACATTCTAATCGATGAAATTTTGGAGGCGTCTAGAGGCGTTTGA
- a CDS encoding YcbK family protein yields the protein MTTTFHHHWRDVPKATWRWRNFSPAEIACRGTGKLLINPAALDKLQALRDRLGKPLIVRSAYRSPEHNRAVGGATASKHMNGTAFDIAMANHDPVAFEAAARAIGFLGFGFYPRSGFIHVDLGPARQWGERFPARAVPFAAETPPAREVLAESRTMKGSGAAGVATIGAAGVEVAQEILAETQSAILPLVPYLDTLRWVFIAVALIGIAIAIHARLDDWKRGQR from the coding sequence ATGACAACAACTTTCCATCACCACTGGCGCGACGTGCCCAAAGCCACCTGGCGCTGGCGCAACTTTTCCCCGGCCGAGATCGCCTGCCGTGGCACCGGCAAACTGCTGATCAACCCTGCCGCCCTCGACAAGCTGCAGGCCCTGCGCGACCGGCTCGGCAAGCCGCTGATCGTGCGCTCCGCCTATCGCAGTCCGGAGCACAACCGGGCGGTGGGCGGGGCGACGGCGTCGAAGCACATGAACGGCACGGCTTTCGACATTGCCATGGCGAACCACGATCCAGTGGCGTTCGAAGCTGCTGCACGCGCCATCGGCTTCCTCGGGTTTGGCTTCTACCCGCGTTCTGGCTTTATCCATGTCGATCTCGGACCGGCCCGGCAGTGGGGCGAGCGGTTCCCGGCACGCGCGGTACCCTTCGCGGCCGAAACGCCGCCCGCACGCGAAGTGCTGGCCGAAAGCCGCACCATGAAAGGCAGTGGCGCTGCTGGCGTGGCGACTATCGGCGCGGCCGGTGTCGAGGTGGCGCAAGAAATCCTGGCCGAAACCCAATCCGCCATCCTGCCGCTGGTGCCCTATCTCGATACCCTGCGCTGGGTGTTCATTGCTGTTGCGCTGATTGGCATCGCTATCGCCATTCACGCCCGGCTCGATGACTGGAAGCGGGGGCAGCGATGA
- a CDS encoding SIR2 family protein: MTDITEQLTKLLGDNAGAPFLFVGSGFSRRYIGLPQWDELLASFCGEIREFGYYASQANNDLPSAASLMAKDFNEVWWNSENYAASRASNKAIVREYASALKVEIAAYLTRQSYTRVPDESLARELAAIPRLNVDGIITTNWDIFLEELFPDYKVFIGQEELLFSNPQSVAEIYKIHGCASQPNSLVLTQEDYDRFEAKNAYLAAKLITIFIEHPVIFMGYSLGDKNIQSIISSIVSCLSQDKLDKFGRNLIFLQRCSQNEPGGFQPSMMAIGETNLNITVIKTNDFTEVFDAIETTKRKIPSRILRYCKEQMYDLVRDTESHGKLAVVDIDQIENKDDIEFVVGVGVAGLHEKITQKGYQGISLDEVFDDILAPSSKFNSDDLLSGVYPSLLRRPNKYIPVYRYLRQSGIDSITALKSSKHGSIEGLIRRSQSGRLAGYQGQYDRICVGKSTQEIIDLVTPQKASILLQFQNDDQIDMDALHTFLIANREKFNSENSTYSSYFRKLACLFDRLKFGFPLTE, encoded by the coding sequence GTGACAGACATCACCGAACAGTTGACAAAACTCTTAGGCGACAACGCAGGTGCTCCATTCTTGTTTGTCGGATCGGGTTTTTCGCGCAGATACATCGGTCTTCCTCAGTGGGACGAGCTCCTTGCGAGCTTCTGTGGCGAAATTCGTGAATTCGGTTATTATGCGTCACAAGCCAACAACGACCTTCCAAGCGCCGCAAGCCTCATGGCGAAGGATTTTAACGAGGTTTGGTGGAATTCAGAAAACTATGCAGCCTCCAGAGCGAGCAATAAGGCAATCGTTCGCGAATATGCTTCCGCTCTGAAAGTTGAAATCGCAGCATACCTGACCCGTCAATCTTACACACGCGTCCCTGATGAATCTCTCGCAAGGGAGCTTGCAGCAATACCGCGACTGAACGTTGACGGAATAATAACCACAAATTGGGATATATTTCTTGAGGAGCTTTTCCCCGACTATAAGGTGTTTATTGGCCAAGAGGAATTGCTATTCTCTAATCCGCAATCTGTAGCGGAGATTTATAAGATTCATGGTTGCGCAAGCCAACCAAATAGCCTTGTGCTGACCCAAGAAGATTATGATAGGTTTGAAGCAAAGAATGCATACCTTGCAGCCAAGTTGATCACTATATTTATTGAGCACCCGGTCATCTTCATGGGATACAGCTTAGGTGACAAGAATATTCAAAGCATAATCTCGTCAATTGTAAGCTGCTTGAGCCAAGACAAACTCGACAAGTTTGGCAGAAATCTTATTTTTCTGCAGCGGTGCAGTCAAAATGAGCCGGGAGGCTTTCAACCATCGATGATGGCCATTGGCGAGACCAATCTGAACATTACCGTGATTAAGACAAATGATTTCACGGAAGTGTTTGATGCGATTGAAACAACTAAAAGGAAAATTCCTTCGCGGATCCTGCGCTACTGTAAAGAGCAAATGTACGACTTAGTTCGCGACACGGAATCTCATGGAAAGCTGGCGGTTGTCGATATTGATCAGATTGAGAATAAAGACGATATTGAATTTGTCGTTGGAGTTGGAGTCGCCGGCCTTCACGAGAAGATTACACAAAAGGGATATCAGGGAATTTCCTTGGATGAAGTGTTTGATGATATTTTAGCACCTTCTTCTAAGTTCAATTCCGACGATCTTCTGAGTGGCGTGTATCCATCACTTCTCAGACGCCCAAATAAATACATACCTGTTTATCGATACCTCCGCCAATCTGGTATTGACAGTATTACGGCCCTGAAATCATCGAAGCACGGCTCTATTGAGGGTCTTATTCGGCGCTCCCAATCTGGACGATTGGCGGGATACCAGGGGCAATATGACAGGATTTGCGTAGGAAAATCCACGCAGGAGATCATTGATCTGGTTACGCCACAAAAGGCGTCAATCCTTCTCCAGTTTCAAAATGACGACCAGATTGACATGGATGCGCTCCACACATTTTTGATTGCAAATCGAGAGAAGTTCAACTCCGAGAACTCAACCTACTCAAGTTATTTCAGAAAGCTGGCCTGCCTGTTTGATCGGCTGAAGTTTGGATTCCCCCTAACCGAGTGA